Below is a genomic region from Hyphomicrobium nitrativorans NL23.
AAGCTGTCGTCGATCCTTTTCAGCTGAGGAAGCGAGGCTTTATTCGTGACCCTTTCCGATCTCTACCGGCATCCCGCGGACCTGCCGCCGCGGCTGCCGCTGTTTCCGTTGCGGGGCGCCATTTTGCTGCCCGGCGCGACGCTTCCGCTCAACATCTTCGAGCCGCGCTATCTCGAAATGATCGACGACGTGATGAGCGGCTCCAGAATGATCGGGATGGTTCAGCCGGCGTCGGACGGCGACGAAGAGAGCCCGCTCGGCAAGGCGGTGGCGCTGCGCCGGATCGGCGGGGCAGGCCGCGTCACGAGCTATCAGGAACTCGACGACGGGCGCGTCGCAATCTCCATCACCGGCGTTTCACGGTTCGAGATCGTGGGCGAAGCGGAAACGGGCAAGGCGTACCGCGCGGCAACCGTCAGCTACGACTGTTTCGCAGGCGACCTGACGCGCGGGCTCGGCGAGGAGCTGATCGACCGCGAGAGGCTCACGCGCGCGCTCAAATCGTATCTCCATCGCAACAACCTCAAAACCGATTGGTCGGTGATCGACCGCGCGCCGTCGGAATTCCTGATCAATGCGCTGTCCGTCATGTGCCCCTATGGGCCTGAGGAAAAGCAGGCGCTGCTCGAAGCGCGCGACCTCAAGACGCGGGCCGACGTTCTCGTCGCGCTCGCCGAAATGGAGCTTGCGACGGGCAGCGGCCCGGACGGCACACTGCAGTAACGCGGCCGAAAACCTGGCGGGAGACGCAACACCATGACCGACACCACACCCCAGCCGAATGCCGCGCCAGACGAGCCGGACCCGAAGCTGCTTTCGCTTCTCGTGTGCCCGGTCACGAAGGGGCCGCTCACCTACGATCGCGCCGCCCGCGAACTGATCAGCGAAAAGGCCAATCTCGCGTACCCGATCCGTAACGGGGTGCCATTGATGACGGTGGAAGCGGCGCGGTCCCTCGATACCCCGAAGGACAAATCCCCAAGCGCGACCTAGGGTCCGTACTCAATATTGGATGGGACATTGAGTACGGACCCTAATCCTCCGTCGTCGCAAAATTGTCTCCGATTCGTGGTTATTTGGGCGAGGCTGCTTCCTCGCGGGCTGAAGCGGCAAAGACGGCTCTTCAACCCGGACGGCAATTCATGACCATGGAAAGACAGGGCAGGATGCGGCGCATGACGCGGCGTCTCGCCGGACGCCTGCAGGACGGCTCCTGGCCCGCGCCGCGCGGCCTCATCGCATTGAAGGCGCTGGACGGATCGGTGCGCAACGGATTGCGCTCTGGCCTTCAAACCGGGCGCCTGCCGCTGCTCGTCAGAAAGCCGGTGCCGAAGGTTTATGGCCGCATCGGCAATCTCGAAGTCCGCCTCGCCGAAGGACGGCGCGACGTTCTCTCCGCCCAGCGGCTGCGCTACGAAGTCTTTTACGAAGAAATGAGCGCCAAACCGAGCGTGATCGCCGGGATGCGGCGGCTCGATCAGGATCCCTACGACGCGATCTGCGACCACCTGCTGGTCGTCGACCGCAGTGGGGAGACCGGCCCCCATCCGAAACCCTGGACATCGACCCGGCGGCCCAGCGTGGTCGGCACCTACCGGGTATTGCGCCAGGAGGTGGCCCAGCGCAGCCTCGGGTTCTATACCCAGAGCGAATACAATATCGAACCGCTCGTGGCGGCAAAATCGCCGCGTTACCGCTTCATGGAGCTCGGGCGCTCGTGCGTGCTCGCGCCCTACCGGACGAAGCGCAGCGTCGAACTCCTGTGGCACGGGCTCTGGACCTACGTGCGCGAGCACAAGGTGGACGTGATGATCGGCTGCGCGAGCTTCGAGGGGACGGACCCCGAGGCGCACGCGATGGCGCTCTCCTTCCTTCATCATCACGCGCTGGCACCCGCCGAATGGCGCTGCCGGGCGCACGATAACCTCTACGTGCCGATGGATCGGCTGCCCGCCGAGCAGGTCAACGTGAAGGCCGCCCTCAAGGAGCTGCCGCCGCTCATCAAGGCTTATCTTCGGCTTGGCGCGTTCGTGGGCGACGGCGCGGTGATTGACCGGCAGTTCGGCACCACAGACGTGCTGATCGTCCTGCCGGTGGAGAAGATCGATCCGCGCTACTTCGGCCATTTCGGCGCGCCGGACGAGGTAAAAAGCCGCGTTGCGGCAGAGGCTTAGGTCGTTGGGGCGTTGACGGTGTCCTTTCCCGCGGGTGTCATCCCGGACAGGCGGAGCCTTATCCGGGACCCGGCATAAGGCTCGTCGAAGACGCGATTTTCGCGATAAAAGCTTCTCCTAGGTCCCGGCTCTGCGTTTCGCTACGCTCCACTTGGCCGGGATGACAGTGGTGAGAGCGAACGCCGCCGCCTTTCGGGCGTTTTCCCTTCCCGTGCTGTCGCCGGGGGGTTTCATGCCCGTTCGCAACCGGCTATCCGTTCCCCCTACACTAGAGCGTCCGATCCGACGGAATCGGATCGGACGCTCTAGACCTTGATGAGACCGATGATTCACGCTTCGGACTGATAGGGTCCGAAGCGATCATGGTCTAGCGGGGTGGCGGATGGCGGGACGAGAGCGACGTCGGAACGAGAGCGGAGAGGGCGACGGCGCAGCGGCTGCTGCGGCCGCTGTCTCTGCCTTTGCCGATGCGACGCCCTCGATGGCGCAGTACCTGGAGATCAAGACCGCCAATCCCGACAGCCTGCTCTGGTACCGGATGGGCGATTTCTACGAGCTTTTCTTCGAAGACGCGGTCGTCGCGTCTCAAGCGCTCGGCATCGTGCTCACCAAGCGCGGCAAGCACCGGGGCGAAGACATCCCCATGTGCGGTGTTCCCGTTCACCGGGCTGACGAATATCTCGAACGCCTGATCCGGCGCGGCTATCGCGTCGCCGTCTGCGAGCAGCTCGAAGATCCGGCGGAGGCGCGCAAACGCGGCGCCAAGGCCGTCGTGCGGCGCGACGTGGTGCGGCTCGTCACGCCCGGCACCCTGACCGAAGAAACGCTGCTCGATGCGCGCGCGCGCAATTATCTGACCGCGCTCTTTCAGGCACCGGGCGGGCCAGAGGGACCGCTGATCGGCTCGACCGCCACGGTTGCGCTCGCCTCTCTCGACATCTCGACCGGCGAGTTCGAGGTGGGCGAGACGCGGGGCGTGGATCTGCCGGGTGAGCTGGTGCGGCTCGCACCGGGAGAGGTGATCGCCGCCGATAGCGTGCTCGCAGAAGCCGATCTTACGGCGTGGATCGAGCGGGCGGGCGGGGCTGCGACGCCGGTGCCGGCGGCCTCCTTCGACGGCCTCGCGGGCGAGCGCGATCTCAAGGCGCGCCTCGGGGTTGCGGATCTCGGAGCATTCGGCGTTTTCACACGTAGCGAGATGGCCGCCATCGGCGCACTTCTGCGCTACGTGGACCTTACCCAGATCGGAAAGAAGCCCATCGTGCGCCCGCCGCGCCGCATGGGCAGCGGAGCGGCTCTCACGATCGATGCGGCGACGCGCGCGAGCCTCGAACTCGTGCGGTCCACATCGGGCGAGAAA
It encodes:
- a CDS encoding Trm112 family protein gives rise to the protein MTDTTPQPNAAPDEPDPKLLSLLVCPVTKGPLTYDRAARELISEKANLAYPIRNGVPLMTVEAARSLDTPKDKSPSAT
- a CDS encoding GNAT family N-acyltransferase; amino-acid sequence: MTRRLAGRLQDGSWPAPRGLIALKALDGSVRNGLRSGLQTGRLPLLVRKPVPKVYGRIGNLEVRLAEGRRDVLSAQRLRYEVFYEEMSAKPSVIAGMRRLDQDPYDAICDHLLVVDRSGETGPHPKPWTSTRRPSVVGTYRVLRQEVAQRSLGFYTQSEYNIEPLVAAKSPRYRFMELGRSCVLAPYRTKRSVELLWHGLWTYVREHKVDVMIGCASFEGTDPEAHAMALSFLHHHALAPAEWRCRAHDNLYVPMDRLPAEQVNVKAALKELPPLIKAYLRLGAFVGDGAVIDRQFGTTDVLIVLPVEKIDPRYFGHFGAPDEVKSRVAAEA
- a CDS encoding LON peptidase substrate-binding domain-containing protein, which encodes MTLSDLYRHPADLPPRLPLFPLRGAILLPGATLPLNIFEPRYLEMIDDVMSGSRMIGMVQPASDGDEESPLGKAVALRRIGGAGRVTSYQELDDGRVAISITGVSRFEIVGEAETGKAYRAATVSYDCFAGDLTRGLGEELIDRERLTRALKSYLHRNNLKTDWSVIDRAPSEFLINALSVMCPYGPEEKQALLEARDLKTRADVLVALAEMELATGSGPDGTLQ